The following are from one region of the Plodia interpunctella isolate USDA-ARS_2022_Savannah chromosome 25, ilPloInte3.2, whole genome shotgun sequence genome:
- the Ski6 gene encoding exosome complex component RRP41 isoform X1 encodes MPAPELLSSQGLRLDGRRPNELRRIRCKLGVFTQPDGSAYLEQGNTKVLAAVYGPHQAAKSKSSNDGVVVNCQYSMATFSTGERKNRPRGDRKSQEMSMHLRQALTAAIKTELYPRSQIDVYVEVLQADGGAYCACVNAATLALTDAGVPLRAYAVACSASATAGARPGALVDVGHVEEAQGGVVLTVASLPNTVYVFRQCSVVGDVSQITHGLFRCGDESRNAGLQGYRGNPGQSSERTSSRRLDKARCCHDMK; translated from the exons ATGCCGGCACCAGAATTGCTTTCAAGCCAAGGGCTAAGACTGGATGGACGCAGACCGAATGAGCTTCGTCGAATTCGATGCAAACTTGGGGTTTTCACGCAACCTGATGGTAGCGCGTACTTAGAACAAGGAAACACAAAGGTTTTGGCTGCTGTTTATGGGCCTCACCAG GCGGCCAAATCAAAAAGTTCAAATGATGGTGTTGTTGTCAACTGTCAGTACAGCATGGCTACATTCTCAACAG GTGAAAGAAAAAATCGGCCACGCGGAGACCGCAAGTCACAAGAGATGTCTATGCACTTGAGGCAAGCTCTAACTGCGGCGATCAAAACTGAATTGTACCCAAGATCACAGATAGATGTTTATGTTGAAGTACTACAG GCGGACGGGGGCGCATACTGCGCATGCGTGAACGCCGCGACGCTGGCGCTGACGGACGCAGGAGTCCCGCTGCGGGCCTACGCCGTGGCGTGCTCAGCGTCGGCGACGGCCGGAGCCCGGCCCGGGGCGCTGGTGGACGTCGGACACGTGGAGGAGGCGCAGGGCGGTGTCGTGCTCACTGTTGCCAGTCTGCCTAACACTG TTTATGTTTTCAGGCAGTGTAGCGTTGTTGGAGATGTCTCACAGATTACACATGGATTATTTCGATGTGGTGATGAGTCGCGCAATGCAGGGCTGCAGGGATATAGAG GTAATCCTGGACAGAGCAGTGAGAGAACATCTAGCAGAAGGCTGGACAAAGCAAGATGTTGTCACGATATGAAGTAA
- the Ski6 gene encoding exosome complex component RRP41 isoform X2, translating into MPAPELLSSQGLRLDGRRPNELRRIRCKLGVFTQPDGSAYLEQGNTKVLAAVYGPHQAAKSKSSNDGVVVNCQYSMATFSTGERKNRPRGDRKSQEMSMHLRQALTAAIKTELYPRSQIDVYVEVLQADGGAYCACVNAATLALTDAGVPLRAYAVACSASATAGARPGALVDVGHVEEAQGGVVLTVASLPNTGSVALLEMSHRLHMDYFDVVMSRAMQGCRDIEVILDRAVREHLAEGWTKQDVVTI; encoded by the exons ATGCCGGCACCAGAATTGCTTTCAAGCCAAGGGCTAAGACTGGATGGACGCAGACCGAATGAGCTTCGTCGAATTCGATGCAAACTTGGGGTTTTCACGCAACCTGATGGTAGCGCGTACTTAGAACAAGGAAACACAAAGGTTTTGGCTGCTGTTTATGGGCCTCACCAG GCGGCCAAATCAAAAAGTTCAAATGATGGTGTTGTTGTCAACTGTCAGTACAGCATGGCTACATTCTCAACAG GTGAAAGAAAAAATCGGCCACGCGGAGACCGCAAGTCACAAGAGATGTCTATGCACTTGAGGCAAGCTCTAACTGCGGCGATCAAAACTGAATTGTACCCAAGATCACAGATAGATGTTTATGTTGAAGTACTACAG GCGGACGGGGGCGCATACTGCGCATGCGTGAACGCCGCGACGCTGGCGCTGACGGACGCAGGAGTCCCGCTGCGGGCCTACGCCGTGGCGTGCTCAGCGTCGGCGACGGCCGGAGCCCGGCCCGGGGCGCTGGTGGACGTCGGACACGTGGAGGAGGCGCAGGGCGGTGTCGTGCTCACTGTTGCCAGTCTGCCTAACACTG GCAGTGTAGCGTTGTTGGAGATGTCTCACAGATTACACATGGATTATTTCGATGTGGTGATGAGTCGCGCAATGCAGGGCTGCAGGGATATAGAG GTAATCCTGGACAGAGCAGTGAGAGAACATCTAGCAGAAGGCTGGACAAAGCAAGATGTTGTCACGATATGA